In Gossypium arboreum isolate Shixiya-1 chromosome 5, ASM2569848v2, whole genome shotgun sequence, a single genomic region encodes these proteins:
- the LOC108451576 gene encoding uncharacterized protein LOC108451576, with protein MVDGWDLISTEFWFDVNGGVTNSVTDHRQLNQGETSEASYQTTSDGGGGSRAKLTPAQKKKENKRLSDHKYRQKRKLNSLQKNRLKNLQQKNSKAGTCINDDKPIFDLFMKINIDEESKVKLSGFNGLYRESATIGKYRFPLSLHPTLTLIINVYGDVAATSKMNPNSAEKIYVMFCALIKEMHDLRLEQITECRILKWRDAVKDALRMNFKVDFSWVFTIKNRKT; from the exons ATGGTAGATGGATGGGATCTGATTAGCACTGAGTTTTGGTTTGATGTAAATGGTGGAGTCACGAATTCTGTAACAGACCATCGCCAATTGAATCAAGGTGAAACATCAGAAGCTTCATACCAAACCACATCAGATGGTGGTGGCGGCAGTAGAGCTAAGCTTACTCCagctcaaaaaaaaaaagaaaacaaaagactAAGTGATCACAAGTATAGGCAAAAGCGCAAG CTCAACAGTTTACAAAAGAATAGGTTAAAAAATCTACAGCAGAAAAATTCTAAAGCTGGAacatgtattaatgatgataaaCCCATTTTTGACCTCTTTATGAAAATCAATATTGATGAGGAGAGTAAAGTGAAGTTATCGGGCTTCAATGGCTTATATAGGGAGTCTGCCACGATAGGTAAATATCGTTTCCCACTGTCCTTACATCCGACTCTAACGCTCATCATTAATGTCTATGGTGATGTTGCTGCAACAAGTAAGATGAACCCAAATAGTGCCGAGAAGATCTACGTAATGTTTTGTGCTTTGATCAAAGAGATGCATGATCTACGACTTGAGCAAATCACTGAGTGTAGGATATTGAAGTGGAGAGATGCCGTCAAGGATGCTTTACGTATGAATTTCAAGGTGGATTTTAGTTGGGTTTTTACAATAAAAAACAGAAAAACATGa